Proteins from a single region of Trichomycterus rosablanca isolate fTriRos1 chromosome 16, fTriRos1.hap1, whole genome shotgun sequence:
- the ftsj1 gene encoding putative tRNA (cytidine(32)/guanosine(34)-2'-O)-methyltransferase, producing MGRSSKDKRDIYYRLAKEEGWRARSAFKLLQLDEEFNLFKGVSRAVDLCAAPGSWSQVLSRKLRGKESSEEVKIVAVDLQAMAPLPGVTQIQGDITKVSTAQEIIRHFEGQAADLVVCDGAPDVTGLHDVDEYIQAQLLLAALNITTHVLKPGGNFVAKIFRGKDVTLLYSQLKIFFSTVTCAKPRSSRNSSIEAFVVCQNYSPPEGYVPNMSNPLLDHSYDVDFNQLEGPNRIIVPFLACGDLSAFDSDRTYPLQLDSSKEYRYLPPTQPPIRPPYQQACHLRKNNLLAKEDSPSAPLDDALSNLKLKTEQEADTATPETS from the exons ATGGGCCGCTCCTCCAAAGATAAACGGGACATATACTACAGACTGGCGAAGGAGGAGGGATGGAGAGCCAGAAGTGCCTTCAAACTGCTGCAGCTGGATGAGGAGTTTAACCTGTTTAAAG GTGTGAGCCGAGCGGTGGATTTGTGTGCCGCCCCCGGGAGCTGGAGTCAGGTTCTGAGCCGCAAACTAAG AGGAAAGGAGTCCAGTGAGGAGGTGAAGATAGTGGCGGTGGATTTGCAGGCCATGGCTCCTCTGCCCGGAGTCACGCAGATTCAAGGCGACATTACCAAG GTTTCCACAGCGCAGGAGATTATCAGGCACTTTGAGGGACAGGCTGCAGACTTGGTGGTGTGTGACGGCGCCCCGGATG tgacagGACTGCATGATGTGGACGAGTACATTCAGGCTCAGCTCCTACTAGCG GCTCTTAACATCACCACACACGTTCTGAAACCCGGAGGAAACTTTGTGGCAAAG ATCTTCAGAGGGAAGGACGTGACTCTGCTCTACTCTCAGCTCAAGATCTTCTTCAGCACGGTGACCTGCGCCAAGCCGCGCAGCAGCCGCAACTCCAGCATAG AGGCGTTCGTGGTGTGTCAGAATTACTCTCCACCTGAAGGCTACGTGCCCAACATGTCCAACCCTCTTCTGGATCACTCCTATG ATGTAGATTTTAATCAGCTGGAGGGACCGAACAGGATCATCGTTCCTTTCCTGGCCTGTGGTGACCTGAGTGCTTTCGACTCGGACAGGACCTACCCGCTCCAG CTCGACTCCAGTAAGGAGTATCGGTACCTGCCGCCCACGCAGCCGCCCATCCGACCTCCGTATCAACAAGCCTGCCACCTTCGCAAAAATAACCTGCTCGCCAAAGAGGACTCGCCTTCTGCCCCGCTGGACGACGCCCTCTCAAACCTGAAGCTTAAAACTGAGCAGGAAGCAGACACGGCTACACCCGAAACTAGCTGA